The sequence below is a genomic window from Syntrophorhabdaceae bacterium.
ATCATACGACTCTATATAACCCGACAGAGACCGTGGTGTCAATGATATTAAGCGCATAGAGGGGGCGTGCCTTGAGGGGACTTCCAGTCGTAGCCGCGATGACGCCTCGCACCTATTGCGATTGTTCTTGTGAACAAAGAACATCAGAATAATGCTTGACAACCTTAAAGCGGAATAGTACATATATCGGTACGATGTCCCGTTTTATGATCTTTGCGCCCAGCAAGAACAAACGTGATCAGCTTACTAAGACTACTTGTCTACATGGACAAAACTTGGTCTTTGTGTATCTCGAAGGGCAGGCGCCGCATGTTATGCCGATCGCGCATAGAACGCTTGAGGAGGGACTTTGAGAACCTATTCCGTGTGTAACGTTGTTTTGATTGTATTCGGAGCGGTTGTCTGCATGGGTTCTGTGCGGCTCGGTTTCGGGAGCTTCTCCGATCCCGGTGCGGGCTTCATGCCCATTCTATGCAGCCTGTTTTTGATCGCGCTGTCCGCCTTCGACCTTGTCTTTGGTGTCGTGAGCCACTGGGAGACAGATAGAAAGGACGAGGAGATCTGGGCGGATATCGATTGGGGCAGGCTTGTTACGACGGTTGCCATGTTGACGATGTATACGATACTGCTTCCGCTTGTCGGGTTTTGTTTCCCCACCGTGCTGCTTCTTTTGTTCCTTTTTCGTCTGATTGAGCGCCGTTCTTGGTGGCGTGCTGCTCTTTGGGCCGTTGTGGTTACCGCAGCGTTTTATCTCGGTTTCGGGCTTGCCCTTGGCGCTCAGCTTCCCAAGGGCGTTCTCGGGCTTTAAGGGCGGGAGGACAAGATGGAACTTTTTAACCAGTTATACATGGGATTCTCAGTGGCCTTGCAACCGAACAACCTTATATACTGTTTTTTGGGCACGCTTATCGGCACTCTCGTAGGGGTTCTTCCCGGCTTGGGACCGGTTGCCGCAATGTCATTGCTGTTACCGGCAACGTTCCATACAACACCCGAAGGTTCGATTATCATGCTGGCGGGCATTTACTACGGAGCCATGTACGGCGG
It includes:
- a CDS encoding tripartite tricarboxylate transporter TctB family protein, which translates into the protein MRTYSVCNVVLIVFGAVVCMGSVRLGFGSFSDPGAGFMPILCSLFLIALSAFDLVFGVVSHWETDRKDEEIWADIDWGRLVTTVAMLTMYTILLPLVGFCFPTVLLLLFLFRLIERRSWWRAALWAVVVTAAFYLGFGLALGAQLPKGVLGL